The proteins below are encoded in one region of Fimbriimonadaceae bacterium:
- a CDS encoding Fpg/Nei family DNA glycosylase yields MPELPDIQVYAEKIAERFGGEVLESAEVHGKYTLKTQDPPLSSLFGTRLESTERLGKQVALWFEGERWALIHLMLSGRFRALEPGKSPPGAITMATFRFETGTLVLTEASRMKRASLHLGMGRPSLEAHRPSGLDPLAATAADFRKILTGRAANIKGLLTNQKVFAGVGGAYSDEILFAARVSPFASAKDLSEDRIDALHAATREVLTEALGRLRTRFKDSFPGAGDVTAFREEHKVHGRAGEPCAVCGNPVQAVEKGPHRETNYCPVCQPG; encoded by the coding sequence TGCTGGAATCCGCCGAAGTCCACGGCAAGTACACCTTAAAGACCCAAGATCCGCCGCTGTCCAGCCTCTTCGGAACCCGGCTCGAATCCACCGAGAGGCTAGGCAAGCAGGTCGCACTATGGTTCGAAGGTGAGCGGTGGGCGCTCATCCACCTCATGCTCTCCGGGCGCTTCCGGGCTCTTGAGCCCGGAAAGTCGCCGCCCGGCGCGATTACGATGGCGACCTTCCGGTTTGAGACGGGCACGCTTGTCCTCACTGAGGCGAGCCGGATGAAGCGGGCTTCCCTGCACCTGGGCATGGGCCGCCCTTCCCTCGAGGCCCACCGGCCCTCAGGGCTAGACCCCCTGGCGGCGACCGCCGCAGACTTCAGGAAGATCCTCACCGGCCGCGCCGCGAACATCAAGGGCCTGCTCACAAACCAGAAAGTCTTTGCCGGGGTCGGCGGGGCTTATTCCGACGAGATCCTTTTTGCCGCCCGCGTCTCCCCGTTCGCCAGCGCGAAGGACCTCTCCGAAGATCGGATCGACGCGCTCCACGCCGCGACCCGGGAAGTCTTGACCGAAGCGCTCGGGCGACTGCGGACGCGCTTCAAAGACAGCTTCCCCGGGGCGGGCGACGTCACCGCCTTCCGTGAGGAGCACAAGGTCCACGGCCGCGCCGGCGAGCCGTGCGCGGTCTGCGGGAACCCCGTCCAAGCCGTTGAAAAGGGGCCGCACCGCGAGACGAACTACTGCCCCGTTTGCCAGCCTGGTTAG
- the dtd gene encoding D-tyrosyl-tRNA(Tyr) deacylase, translating into MQRVVSARVTVDGEVVGRCEAGLCVLVAAGVGDSEANAEKMADRVWGMRIFPDSEGKMNVALKDRESPQVLAVSNFTVLGDPSQRRPSFTSAASYEIGERLFNHFVAALRALGSHVETGVFGADMLVEIANDGPVTLVAES; encoded by the coding sequence GTGCAACGGGTCGTTTCCGCCCGAGTGACCGTCGACGGGGAAGTCGTGGGTCGTTGCGAGGCGGGGCTTTGCGTCCTGGTCGCGGCCGGCGTGGGCGACTCTGAGGCGAACGCCGAGAAGATGGCCGACCGGGTCTGGGGGATGCGGATCTTCCCTGACTCAGAGGGGAAGATGAACGTGGCCCTCAAGGACCGCGAAAGTCCGCAGGTGCTTGCCGTCTCCAACTTCACGGTGCTCGGTGACCCGAGCCAGCGCAGACCCTCGTTCACGTCCGCAGCTTCCTATGAGATCGGCGAGCGGCTCTTCAACCACTTCGTCGCCGCCCTCCGCGCGCTCGGCTCCCATGTCGAGACCGGCGTCTTCGGCGCGGACATGCTGGTCGAGATCGCCAACGACGGGCCGGTGACGCTGGTCGCCGAGAGCTAA
- a CDS encoding bifunctional (p)ppGpp synthetase/guanosine-3',5'-bis(diphosphate) 3'-pyrophosphohydrolase, with protein sequence MAASSRLAGDPWPATFLPLAESYAASRPEGDLGPIFEAFEAASLAHAGQQRVTGEPYITHPVAVAQIVLDLHMDDASIIAALLHDVVEDTQLSLESVSSKFGEEVAQLVEGVTKLKLSPVVEETPRKRAAAESARAAESLRKMLLAMAQDVRVMVIKLADRLHNMRTLDAMPPDKQIRIANETLDIYAPLAARLGIWQVKWQLEDLAFRTLHPKEFSEIADKVAKSREQRDVELTEATEMIRGRLAERGLGHAMINSRSKHLYSIFNKIVKGGVPFEEIYDLQAMRIILRESYECYLALGLVHELFLPIPGLFYDYIAMPKPNGYQSLHTKVIGPRNDPIEIQIRTEHMHEVAEFGVAAHWTYKEGKDKNDGSQLSDLRRQLFDWSSDSRTSSDFLRAVSTDLFSEQVFVFTPKGDVLDLPKDSTPIDFAFRIHTNLGVTLVGAKVNGSMVPLSTTLKNGDVVELITRSNAQPSLDWLEHIKSQHARSKLRTYFRKRNRADSVAQGKEALERGLKSAGLDPRQFVGEERMNELAPEFKHCTTGEDVFARVGEGLLSVQHVVDKIRKTAREQEPEGLTVGKATSKEPTLVTGGIDNVLFRRAKCCLPVPNEDVIGYVTRGRGILIHRRVCPNAMRLAETDAERVLPIEWPADKSTHSVELRIITVNRQGLLMDVSTIFGETKTNVSGAKIRTMPNHTAEIDATIEVTDIGHLQSVMNRIGMLSDVLSILRVFGGSATR encoded by the coding sequence ATGGCGGCTTCGTCTCGGTTGGCAGGCGACCCTTGGCCAGCGACCTTCCTTCCCCTGGCCGAATCTTACGCTGCCTCTCGCCCAGAGGGCGACCTCGGGCCGATCTTCGAAGCCTTTGAGGCGGCGTCCCTTGCCCACGCAGGCCAGCAGCGCGTCACGGGAGAGCCTTACATCACCCATCCCGTCGCCGTCGCCCAGATCGTGCTGGACCTGCACATGGACGACGCCTCCATCATCGCCGCGCTGTTGCACGACGTGGTCGAGGACACGCAGCTCTCGCTCGAAAGCGTCTCCAGCAAGTTCGGCGAGGAAGTCGCCCAACTTGTCGAAGGCGTGACCAAGCTGAAGCTTAGCCCGGTGGTCGAAGAGACGCCGCGCAAGCGGGCCGCCGCCGAGAGCGCAAGGGCGGCCGAGAGCCTCCGCAAGATGCTCCTGGCCATGGCGCAGGACGTGCGCGTGATGGTGATCAAACTCGCCGACCGCCTCCACAACATGCGCACCCTGGACGCGATGCCGCCGGACAAGCAGATCCGCATCGCCAACGAGACGCTCGACATCTATGCGCCGCTCGCCGCCCGCCTGGGCATCTGGCAGGTGAAGTGGCAGCTGGAAGACCTTGCCTTCCGCACGCTTCACCCGAAAGAGTTCAGCGAGATCGCCGACAAGGTCGCCAAGAGCCGCGAGCAACGGGACGTGGAACTGACGGAAGCGACCGAGATGATCCGTGGCCGCCTCGCGGAAAGGGGTCTCGGCCATGCGATGATCAACAGCCGCTCGAAGCACCTCTACAGCATCTTCAATAAGATCGTGAAGGGCGGCGTCCCGTTTGAAGAGATCTATGACCTGCAGGCGATGCGCATCATTCTGCGGGAGTCTTACGAGTGCTATCTCGCCCTTGGCCTCGTGCACGAGCTCTTTCTGCCGATTCCGGGCCTCTTCTACGACTACATCGCGATGCCAAAGCCGAACGGCTACCAGTCGCTCCACACGAAGGTGATCGGCCCGCGCAACGACCCTATCGAGATCCAAATCCGCACGGAGCACATGCACGAGGTGGCGGAATTCGGGGTCGCCGCCCACTGGACCTATAAGGAAGGGAAGGACAAGAACGACGGCTCGCAGCTGAGCGACCTGCGCCGGCAGCTGTTCGACTGGTCGAGCGATTCGCGCACCTCCTCAGATTTCCTGCGGGCGGTCTCGACCGACCTCTTTAGCGAGCAGGTCTTCGTCTTCACCCCGAAGGGCGACGTGCTCGACCTGCCGAAGGACTCGACGCCGATCGACTTCGCCTTCCGCATCCACACGAACCTTGGCGTGACCCTGGTCGGCGCGAAGGTGAACGGCTCGATGGTGCCGCTGAGCACGACGCTCAAGAACGGCGACGTCGTGGAGCTCATCACGCGGTCGAACGCGCAGCCGAGCTTGGACTGGCTCGAGCACATCAAGAGTCAACACGCCCGCTCGAAGCTCCGCACCTACTTCCGCAAGCGGAACCGCGCGGACAGCGTGGCACAAGGCAAAGAGGCGCTGGAGCGCGGCCTAAAATCGGCCGGGCTCGACCCTCGCCAGTTCGTCGGCGAAGAGCGAATGAACGAACTGGCCCCCGAGTTCAAGCACTGCACGACGGGGGAAGACGTCTTCGCCCGTGTTGGCGAGGGGCTGCTCAGCGTCCAGCACGTGGTCGACAAGATCCGAAAGACCGCGCGCGAGCAAGAGCCCGAGGGCCTGACCGTCGGCAAGGCGACCTCCAAGGAGCCGACGCTCGTCACGGGCGGGATCGACAACGTGCTCTTCCGCCGGGCCAAGTGCTGCCTGCCGGTGCCGAACGAGGACGTGATCGGCTATGTGACGCGCGGCCGCGGAATCCTGATCCACCGGCGCGTGTGCCCGAACGCCATGCGCCTCGCCGAGACCGACGCGGAGCGCGTGCTCCCCATCGAGTGGCCCGCGGACAAGTCCACTCATTCGGTGGAGCTTCGCATCATCACCGTGAACCGGCAAGGGCTGCTGATGGACGTCTCCACCATTTTCGGCGAGACGAAGACGAACGTGAGCGGAGCGAAGATCCGCACCATGCCGAACCACACCGCAGAGATCGACGCGACGATCGAGGTGACGGATATTGGGCACCTACAATCGGTGATGAACCGCATCGGGATGCTCTCCGACGTGCTCTCGATCCTCCGCGTCTTTGGTGGCAGCGCGACGCGATGA
- the xth gene encoding exodeoxyribonuclease III, translated as MRIATFNVNSIRARLPILTAWLEIERPDVVALQETKVSDDKFPLMDLEFLGYHSVFHGQPQRSGVAILSLTPALESVQGFEDPEWPDDARLLRARFGDFSVVCTYVPNGTRVGSEPYAYKLAWFDRFRRYIEQRFQPEERVVWLGDINVAPTDDDVYHPEKRRKDVGFQPEEKAALARAVEWGWTDCFRKHTQGPGHYTFWDYLIPRSLERNYGWRIDHIYATPPLAERCVECVVDKAPRAMDRPSDHTPLIATFDL; from the coding sequence ATGAGGATCGCCACCTTTAATGTGAACTCGATTCGCGCCCGGTTGCCGATCCTCACGGCCTGGCTGGAGATCGAGCGCCCGGACGTCGTAGCCCTGCAGGAGACAAAAGTCAGCGACGACAAGTTTCCGCTGATGGACCTCGAGTTCCTTGGCTACCACTCCGTCTTCCACGGCCAGCCCCAGCGCAGCGGCGTGGCCATCTTGAGCCTCACGCCCGCCCTGGAGTCCGTCCAGGGGTTCGAAGACCCCGAGTGGCCGGACGACGCACGGCTCCTCCGCGCACGGTTCGGCGACTTTTCGGTGGTTTGCACCTACGTGCCGAACGGCACTCGGGTCGGCAGCGAGCCATACGCGTATAAACTCGCCTGGTTCGACCGTTTCCGCCGCTACATCGAGCAGCGTTTCCAGCCCGAGGAGAGGGTGGTCTGGCTCGGCGACATCAACGTCGCTCCCACCGATGACGACGTCTACCACCCCGAAAAGCGCCGCAAAGACGTCGGCTTCCAGCCCGAAGAGAAGGCGGCCTTGGCCCGCGCAGTCGAATGGGGCTGGACCGATTGCTTCCGAAAGCACACACAGGGCCCCGGCCACTATACGTTCTGGGACTATCTGATCCCGCGAAGCCTCGAACGCAACTACGGCTGGCGGATCGACCACATCTATGCGACCCCGCCCCTGGCGGAAAGGTGCGTGGAGTGCGTCGTCGACAAAGCGCCACGGGCCATGGACCGGCCAAGCGACCACACGCCTTTGATCGCCACCTTTGACCTTTGA
- the gcvH gene encoding glycine cleavage system protein GcvH: MNVPDDLRYTKSHEWVRIEGDTATIGITDHAQSELGDIVFVDLPTPGRAVSADETFGSVESVKTVSDLYAPVSGEVVAVNETLGAQSELVNSDPYGAGWIVKVKLTDPASVEGLLDPEAYRAVAEG, translated from the coding sequence GTGAACGTACCAGACGACCTCCGCTATACGAAGTCCCACGAATGGGTCCGAATTGAAGGCGATACGGCCACGATCGGCATCACCGACCACGCCCAATCGGAACTGGGCGACATCGTCTTCGTCGACTTGCCGACCCCCGGTCGCGCGGTCAGCGCGGACGAGACGTTCGGTTCGGTAGAGAGCGTGAAGACGGTCTCCGACCTCTATGCGCCGGTCTCTGGAGAGGTCGTAGCCGTGAACGAGACCCTCGGGGCACAGTCGGAGTTGGTGAACTCCGACCCTTATGGAGCGGGCTGGATCGTCAAGGTGAAGCTTACTGACCCCGCGTCCGTCGAGGGACTGCTCGATCCCGAGGCCTATCGGGCCGTCGCGGAAGGCTAA
- a CDS encoding HAD family hydrolase: METQVKEGADFSKVRAVFFDLDDTLCAYWDAAKGGLRAALDEVPVPNVTKETLLKTWSEEFRRFASELKTSHWYEIYLSQGGVTRTQLMNEVLLSLGIDDPELAWRLSDSYGRERNARLRLFPESIEVLTVLQRAYPLGMITNGPADIQRQQIATLGINDYFSHILIEGEFGKGKPDIAVMRRAEEMAGVEPHEMLFVGNSYAHDMVPAMDCGWKTFWIRRNSDVAPSSRTGKPEEAPPGSRVPDAVADDLRALFQILGVHAQHE, from the coding sequence ATGGAAACACAGGTCAAAGAAGGGGCCGATTTCTCGAAGGTCCGCGCCGTCTTCTTTGACCTTGACGACACGCTATGCGCCTATTGGGACGCGGCCAAAGGCGGCCTCAGGGCGGCCCTCGACGAAGTCCCCGTTCCCAACGTGACCAAGGAGACGCTCCTCAAGACGTGGTCGGAAGAGTTCCGCCGCTTCGCCTCCGAGTTGAAGACCTCGCACTGGTACGAGATCTATCTGAGCCAAGGGGGCGTGACCCGGACGCAGCTCATGAACGAAGTCCTTCTGAGCCTTGGGATCGATGACCCCGAGCTCGCCTGGCGCCTGAGCGACAGCTATGGCCGGGAACGCAACGCGCGCCTGCGGCTCTTTCCTGAATCCATCGAGGTGCTGACCGTGCTCCAGCGGGCCTATCCGCTCGGCATGATCACGAACGGCCCCGCGGACATTCAGCGGCAGCAGATCGCGACTTTGGGGATCAACGACTACTTCTCGCACATCCTTATCGAAGGCGAGTTCGGGAAAGGGAAGCCGGACATCGCGGTCATGCGACGCGCCGAGGAGATGGCAGGCGTCGAGCCGCACGAGATGCTCTTCGTGGGCAACAGCTATGCGCACGACATGGTGCCGGCGATGGATTGCGGTTGGAAGACGTTTTGGATCCGTCGCAACTCTGACGTTGCGCCAAGCAGCAGGACGGGTAAGCCGGAGGAGGCGCCGCCCGGCTCGCGGGTGCCCGATGCGGTCGCCGACGACCTGCGCGCGCTGTTCCAGATCCTTGGCGTCCACGCCCAGCACGAGTGA
- a CDS encoding antibiotic biosynthesis monooxygenase produces MREVVVFTRARFGQIDPDALRDLREQVLEHLQIVPGFISMSLWERFDDPFAFCTLGHYRSEADALQAFETLVSSDVYEAFERLLVGSPDILRLVVLEKKGGTLEQMRAGTFLSTSIRISDPGMEDELVGELSSIFDELAMIKGYKGSMVLQHDDVAEEIVGICFWGSRQSYEQSLPAKSLYRVDLYQRVL; encoded by the coding sequence ATGCGCGAGGTCGTCGTCTTCACTCGGGCTCGGTTCGGTCAAATCGACCCCGACGCTTTAAGGGACCTGCGCGAACAGGTCTTGGAACACCTTCAAATCGTCCCGGGGTTCATCTCGATGAGCCTCTGGGAACGGTTTGACGATCCCTTCGCGTTCTGCACGCTCGGCCACTATCGGTCGGAAGCGGACGCCCTCCAAGCCTTCGAGACGCTCGTCAGCAGCGACGTCTATGAAGCCTTCGAGCGGCTGCTTGTGGGCTCTCCGGACATCCTTCGGCTCGTAGTCTTGGAAAAGAAGGGCGGCACGCTCGAGCAGATGAGGGCCGGAACGTTCCTTTCCACAAGCATCCGCATCTCCGACCCGGGGATGGAGGACGAACTGGTCGGCGAGCTCAGTTCGATCTTCGACGAACTCGCGATGATCAAGGGCTACAAGGGCAGCATGGTGCTGCAGCACGACGACGTCGCGGAAGAGATCGTCGGCATCTGCTTCTGGGGGTCGCGCCAGTCCTACGAGCAAAGCCTCCCCGCGAAATCGCTTTACCGTGTCGACCTTTATCAGCGCGTGCTCTAA
- the gcvPB gene encoding aminomethyl-transferring glycine dehydrogenase subunit GcvPB, which translates to MDTVAKSVPQPKLIFERSRSGRIGCNLPKADTPEVDLEAVLGNVRAEVPWPEIAELDLLRHFTNLSQINYGIETGFYPLGSCTMKYNPKINERTGWLSGFAMLHPLQPEPTVDGALEVLASVYDFLKEITGFDAITMQPVAGAHGELTCLMLIKAYHESRGQGDQRKVVLVPDSAHGTNPASAARCGYDVKTIPTDAEGNTDLAALEKALDDTVAAFMVTNPSTLGLFELHIQRVCEIVHAAGGQVFCDGANMNAMVGTTRPGDHGFDCMHLNLHKTFSTPHGGGGPGCGAIGIKSHLEPFLPAPVLQRGEDGKPYFDRQRPLSIGRVSGYYGQFLMAVRALTYLLAYGKEGLPQISRFAVLNANYVKARLKDVLPAAYDRPCMHECVLTATPYKKGGVRALDISKRLIDYGFHPPTNYFPLIVPEAMMIEPTETEAKETLDAFCDALVSICEEAKADPNLLHSAPTSQIVGRLDEASAVKRLDVKWSPGRDPVTV; encoded by the coding sequence ATGGACACGGTGGCGAAGAGCGTCCCCCAACCCAAGTTGATCTTTGAAAGGAGCCGGTCGGGCCGGATCGGTTGCAACTTGCCGAAGGCGGACACACCAGAGGTCGACCTCGAGGCGGTCCTCGGCAACGTCCGCGCGGAGGTTCCTTGGCCCGAGATCGCCGAGCTCGACCTGCTGCGGCACTTTACGAACCTCAGCCAGATCAACTACGGGATCGAGACGGGGTTCTATCCGCTCGGCTCGTGCACGATGAAGTACAACCCGAAGATCAACGAGCGCACCGGTTGGCTTAGCGGCTTCGCCATGCTCCACCCGTTGCAGCCCGAGCCCACTGTCGACGGGGCGCTCGAAGTTCTCGCCTCGGTCTACGACTTCTTGAAGGAGATCACGGGCTTCGACGCGATCACCATGCAGCCGGTCGCGGGGGCTCACGGCGAGTTGACCTGCTTGATGCTCATCAAGGCTTACCACGAGAGCCGAGGCCAGGGCGACCAGCGCAAAGTGGTGCTCGTGCCGGACTCGGCCCACGGGACGAACCCGGCCAGCGCGGCACGCTGCGGCTATGACGTCAAGACCATCCCCACGGACGCGGAGGGGAACACGGACCTCGCCGCACTAGAAAAGGCGCTTGACGACACAGTCGCCGCCTTCATGGTAACCAACCCTTCGACGCTCGGGCTCTTCGAACTGCATATCCAGCGGGTTTGCGAGATCGTCCACGCCGCGGGCGGCCAAGTCTTCTGCGACGGCGCGAACATGAACGCGATGGTCGGCACGACCCGGCCCGGCGACCACGGCTTCGACTGCATGCACCTGAACCTGCACAAGACGTTCAGCACACCGCACGGCGGGGGCGGCCCCGGCTGCGGAGCGATCGGAATCAAGAGCCACTTGGAACCGTTCCTTCCTGCCCCCGTCCTGCAACGCGGCGAAGACGGGAAGCCGTACTTCGACCGCCAGCGGCCGCTGAGCATCGGCCGGGTGAGCGGCTACTACGGCCAGTTCCTTATGGCGGTACGCGCGCTGACCTACCTGCTGGCCTATGGCAAGGAGGGCCTGCCCCAGATCAGCCGCTTTGCCGTGCTGAACGCAAACTACGTCAAAGCGCGTCTGAAGGATGTGCTTCCGGCCGCTTACGACCGCCCTTGCATGCACGAATGCGTCCTCACGGCCACGCCCTATAAGAAGGGCGGGGTGCGCGCCCTGGACATCAGCAAGCGGTTGATCGACTACGGCTTCCACCCGCCGACGAACTACTTCCCGCTAATCGTGCCGGAAGCCATGATGATCGAGCCGACCGAGACGGAGGCGAAGGAGACGCTGGACGCCTTCTGCGACGCGCTCGTGAGCATCTGCGAGGAAGCCAAGGCCGATCCGAACCTCCTCCACTCCGCACCCACGAGCCAAATCGTCGGGCGGCTCGATGAAGCGAGCGCCGTGAAGAGGCTCGATGTCAAGTGGTCGCCAGGGAGAGACCCGGTCACGGTATAA
- a CDS encoding D-alanyl-D-alanine carboxypeptidase encodes MFPLLVSLAQDALALDEVFASPALKNAALGVCVLDRNGNTVYNRNADMLLVPASNQKVFTVLFALSRLSLDEQPLTRFWKEEGSIFVDAPGDPDLSRRQLLEAKKSLGVTPGTPIKVREAYHPGFGPDWELDDIPWYYAAPTYAFAFDKGVFDLTWDGKKMIQPPEQRLTFSWVGGDGRFDIIYDPQAKTASLKGSPPRRRAGFGKYAMAEPDASAARLLGGELVRTNEEPPLRPPDFSVLGKTFEERAQFCLERSDNFVAEHLLMRAALAEGPMPEDCYPTAAARLHTFLVSEVGLDPSEVRPMDGSGLSRHNYATARALCRAYLWANDGPNAATWRKLLAAPGEGTLRSRLLDCQFFGKTGTLDAVSTLTGLLITKDGRELAVAILMNGPSAKGATLHAIQDRFVKRLEQGR; translated from the coding sequence TTGTTCCCTTTGCTGGTCAGTCTCGCGCAAGACGCGTTGGCACTGGACGAGGTCTTCGCCAGTCCCGCGTTGAAGAACGCCGCCCTCGGCGTTTGCGTGCTCGACCGCAATGGCAACACGGTCTACAACCGGAACGCGGACATGCTCCTGGTGCCGGCCTCGAACCAGAAAGTCTTCACCGTGCTCTTCGCGCTCTCGCGCCTGTCGCTCGACGAACAACCATTGACCCGCTTCTGGAAAGAGGAAGGCTCGATCTTTGTGGACGCTCCGGGCGATCCGGACCTGAGCCGCAGGCAGTTGCTTGAGGCAAAGAAATCGCTGGGGGTCACGCCCGGCACACCGATAAAAGTGCGCGAGGCTTACCATCCCGGCTTCGGCCCGGACTGGGAACTGGACGACATCCCCTGGTACTACGCGGCGCCGACTTACGCCTTCGCGTTCGACAAGGGCGTCTTCGACCTCACTTGGGACGGGAAGAAAATGATCCAACCTCCCGAGCAGCGCCTGACCTTCTCCTGGGTGGGGGGCGACGGCCGGTTCGACATCATCTATGACCCGCAGGCGAAAACGGCCTCGCTCAAGGGCTCTCCGCCACGCCGCCGGGCCGGGTTCGGAAAGTACGCGATGGCGGAACCGGACGCGAGTGCCGCCCGCCTGCTCGGAGGAGAGCTCGTCCGCACGAACGAGGAGCCCCCGCTTCGACCGCCCGACTTCTCCGTGCTCGGAAAGACCTTCGAAGAGCGCGCGCAGTTCTGCCTGGAGCGCAGCGACAATTTCGTCGCCGAACACCTGCTGATGCGGGCGGCGCTGGCCGAGGGGCCGATGCCGGAGGACTGCTATCCCACCGCGGCGGCAAGGTTGCACACCTTCCTCGTCAGCGAGGTCGGCCTCGACCCTAGCGAAGTCCGCCCCATGGACGGCAGCGGGCTCAGCCGCCACAACTACGCCACCGCCCGGGCACTGTGCCGGGCTTACCTCTGGGCGAACGACGGGCCAAACGCCGCCACCTGGCGTAAACTCCTGGCCGCGCCGGGGGAAGGAACCCTCCGGTCAAGATTGCTGGATTGCCAGTTTTTCGGGAAAACCGGCACGCTTGATGCGGTATCAACGTTGACCGGACTGCTGATAACGAAAGACGGCCGCGAACTTGCGGTCGCCATCCTTATGAACGGTCCGTCCGCAAAAGGCGCCACGTTGCACGCGATCCAAGACCGCTTCGTGAAGCGCCTTGAGCAAGGCCGTTAA
- the carB gene encoding carbamoyl-phosphate synthase large subunit has product MAKGTVVVLGSGPIRIGQGIEFDYSCVHCVWALREAGYRAVIVNNNPETVSTDFDTADALYFEPVTLADVRRVVEHEKADGVIVQFGGQTAINLAGHLEEAGIPVIGTAPKSIAAAEDRSQFDTLLSGLGVSRPPGRAVRSLADARVVAEEIGYPVLVRPSFVLGGRAMDIVYDADYLDAFYSHAEEANPGQPVLVDKYFLGVEAELDVVSDGIDTFIPGVMEHIDRAGVHSGDSMTVIPPVGLSAEVVGQMVEVSSRIARALEVRGLMNAQFVVSGGVAHVIEVNPRASRTVPYVSKVTGIPMVSLATRVTMGESLASMGYRSGLWSPAPEGERPEGSRVAGRFITDFNQPLPEPRLYAVKAPVFSFQKLARVDPALGPEMKSTGEVLGIDRTYEAALYKALVASGVQFRPHGQVILTVAGEDKEAAVTIAQKLAARGYNIAATPGTHAAIVQSGTACERINKIQEGEPNILDRVLGGEVSLMVNTPGPAQTATEQASRIRRACIETGVACVTSIDTALALADSLAVFEDPERADCRTVGEYLTG; this is encoded by the coding sequence ATGGCGAAGGGCACGGTTGTCGTTCTCGGCTCAGGTCCGATCCGGATCGGACAAGGCATCGAGTTCGATTATTCCTGCGTCCACTGCGTTTGGGCCCTGAGAGAAGCCGGCTATCGGGCCGTGATCGTCAACAACAACCCGGAGACGGTCAGCACTGATTTCGACACCGCCGACGCGCTCTACTTCGAGCCCGTCACGCTCGCCGATGTCCGGAGGGTGGTCGAACACGAGAAAGCGGACGGGGTTATCGTGCAATTCGGCGGCCAGACCGCGATCAACCTGGCCGGCCACCTCGAGGAAGCCGGCATCCCTGTCATCGGCACCGCCCCTAAATCTATCGCGGCGGCCGAAGACCGTAGCCAGTTCGACACGCTCTTGTCCGGGCTAGGCGTCTCACGGCCGCCAGGCAGGGCCGTCCGGTCCCTGGCCGATGCCCGCGTGGTCGCGGAGGAGATCGGCTATCCCGTCCTCGTCCGGCCCAGCTTCGTCTTGGGCGGACGCGCGATGGACATCGTCTACGACGCGGACTACTTAGACGCCTTCTACTCCCACGCGGAAGAGGCGAACCCCGGCCAGCCCGTGCTCGTCGACAAGTACTTCCTCGGCGTGGAGGCTGAGCTGGACGTCGTGAGCGACGGGATCGACACCTTCATCCCAGGCGTCATGGAGCACATCGACCGGGCCGGGGTCCATAGCGGCGATTCCATGACCGTGATCCCCCCTGTCGGGCTTAGCGCCGAGGTCGTGGGGCAGATGGTCGAGGTTTCTTCCCGGATAGCCCGGGCCCTGGAGGTCCGCGGCTTGATGAACGCCCAGTTCGTGGTCTCTGGCGGGGTGGCCCACGTCATCGAGGTGAACCCGCGCGCCAGCCGCACGGTGCCCTACGTGAGCAAGGTCACCGGCATCCCGATGGTGAGCCTGGCGACCCGGGTCACGATGGGGGAGAGCCTTGCCTCAATGGGCTACCGGAGCGGGCTTTGGAGCCCCGCGCCAGAAGGGGAGCGGCCGGAGGGATCGCGGGTCGCGGGCCGCTTCATCACCGATTTCAACCAGCCCCTCCCCGAGCCGAGGCTTTACGCCGTGAAGGCGCCCGTCTTCAGCTTCCAGAAACTGGCGCGGGTCGATCCTGCCCTGGGCCCGGAGATGAAGTCGACAGGGGAGGTCCTCGGTATCGACCGCACCTATGAGGCCGCCCTTTACAAGGCCCTTGTCGCCAGCGGCGTCCAGTTCCGGCCCCACGGGCAGGTGATTTTGACCGTGGCAGGGGAAGACAAGGAGGCGGCCGTCACGATCGCCCAGAAGTTGGCCGCGCGGGGCTATAACATCGCGGCCACGCCCGGGACACACGCCGCCATCGTTCAGAGCGGCACTGCTTGCGAGCGGATCAACAAGATCCAGGAAGGCGAGCCGAACATACTCGACCGCGTCCTTGGCGGCGAGGTGAGCCTGATGGTGAACACGCCCGGGCCAGCCCAAACCGCGACCGAGCAGGCGTCACGGATCCGCCGAGCCTGCATCGAGACAGGGGTCGCGTGCGTGACCAGCATCGACACGGCCCTTGCCCTGGCGGACTCTTTGGCCGTCTTCGAAGACCCGGAGCGGGCGGATTGCCGAACGGTGGGCGAATACCTCACCGGCTAG